The genomic interval TGTCGACCAGATCGTCGAGGATGATCATGTTCTCGCCGCCGTTGCGGATCTTGGCCTTCACGTCGGGGTGGATGTCCTTGATGATCTTGGCGCCGGTCACCTGCCGCTCGCCGCGATAGGAGGAAACGCCGATGGTCTCGATGTTCTCGCGGATGTTGAGCTCGCGGGCGAGCACCGCGGCGAAAGGCAGGCCACCGCGCGACACGCCGACCACGATGTCGATCTTGCGGCCGTCGAGGATGAGGTCATGGACCCAGCCCGCCATCTCGCGCATCTGGCGGTGAATCTCGTTCCAGCTCACGCGCACATACAGGCGCCGCTTGTTTTCCAGCCGCATGACGTCCTCCGTTGGATCGACTATCGCCGCGATCGGCTGAGAATAAAACCGCG from Rhizomicrobium sp. carries:
- a CDS encoding phosphoribosyltransferase family protein gives rise to the protein MRLENKRRLYVRVSWNEIHRQMREMAGWVHDLILDGRKIDIVVGVSRGGLPFAAVLARELNIRENIETIGVSSYRGERQVTGAKIIKDIHPDVKAKIRNGGENMIILDDLVDTGGTFRELRKIWPNALYTTIYSKPEGEDVVDMRFLQAPQNSWIVFPWDARDGDPEIVDPISGAEKE